A genomic window from Populus alba chromosome 19, ASM523922v2, whole genome shotgun sequence includes:
- the LOC118039834 gene encoding DNA (cytosine-5)-methyltransferase 1 isoform X4 — translation MNGMRKNKKGKQKSSVSNVKKEVPEKNTKGKKRNSLDTNKEEPTGGDGSLKRPKRAAACKDFKEKSVRLHEEKSCVVESKKEQVVDEEILAVRLTQGQEEGRPNRRLIDFVVHDENGNPQPLEMVEVDDMFISGIIMPHEESLDKEKEVHVRCDGFGRIEAWDISGYEDGSPVIWLSTEVADYDCIKPAGGYKKFFDHFFQKALACVEVYKKLSRFSGGNPEFTLDELLAGVVRAMSGNKCFSGAVSIKNFLISQGEFIYHQIIGLDETSKKNDKKFADLPVLVALRDESRNHGNVLIAKAANSGGNLVIGPESVDGAVVNQSNQSITTAEEDEDAKLARLLQEEEYWQSNMRQKKSRGSVSASNTIYIKINEDEIANDYPLPVFYKHSNEETDEYIAVASDDVIDHPDDLPRRMLHNWSLYNSDSRLISLELLPMKPCEDIDVTIFGSGSMTEDDGSGFCLDDGPDQSSSRGLEAQDDMGLPIFLSAIKEWMIEFGSSMIFISLRTDMAWYRLGKPSKQYASWYKPVLKTVKLARSIITLLKEQSRVSRLSFADVIRKVSEFKKDHHAYISSDLAAVERYVVVHGQIILQLFAEFPDQKIKKCAFVVGLTRKMEERHHTKWVVNKKAIVQKCHSNLNPRAAMDTVASGASKRKLMQATTTRLINRIWGEFYSNYSPEDLKEGNDCDVKEEDELEEQDENEDDDKEVVVEKTLKPYSVFEHCKSHTSQKEVRWDGNPVRKTSSGEDIYKQAIVCGQVIVVGAAVLVEVDEPDELPAIYFVEYMFETRNGSKMFHGRMMKWGSETVLGNTANDREVFLTNECMNYKLQDVKQAIILEVRKRPWGHHHRKDNANADRIDREKAEERKKKGLPLEYYCKSLYWPERGAFFTLPFDTMGLGSGVCHSCNLKISEEDKNISKVNSSQTGFSYKGIEYSVHDFVYVSPHQFAVESGETETFKGGRNVGLKPYAVCQLLEVVPMETKQSETRSTEVKVQRFFRPDDISPEKAYCSDIREIYYSEETHLLSVEVIEGKCEVRKKLDIPTCSAPAIFDHIFFCEHMYDPSNGSLKQLPAHIKTKFSAVSKDGDVASRKRKGKSKEGENDTEDDKQLEASPEYCLATLDIFAGCGGLSEGLQQAGVSTTKWAIEYEEPAGEAFKLNHAESLMFINNCNVILRAVMERCGDADDCISTSEAAKLASSLDAKVIDGLPLPGQVDFINGGPPCQGFSGMNRFNQSTWSKVQCEMILAFLSFADYFRPKYFLLENVRNFVSFNKGQTFRLTIASLLQMGYQVRFGILEAGAYGVSQSRKRAFIWAASPEEILPEWPEPMHVFAAPELKITLSEKSQYAAVRSTAYGAPFRAITVRDTIGDLPDVANGASKTNLEYGNDPISWFQKKIRGDMVVLTDHISKEMNELNLIRCKNIPKRPGADWRDLPDEKVKLSTGQMVDLIPWCLPNTAKRHNQWKGLFGRLDWEGNFPTSITDPQPMGKVGMCFHPEQDRILTVRECARSQGFPDNYQFFGNIQHKHRQIGNAVPPPLAYALGRKLKEALDSKRQK, via the exons ATGAATG GTATGAGGAAGAACaaaaaagggaaacaaaaaTCTTCAGTGTCTAATGTAAAGAAAGAAGTgccagaaaaaaacacaaaagggaAGAAGAGAAATTCCCTTGATACCAACAAGGAAGAGCCTACTGGTGGCGATGGTTCACTGAAAAGGCCTAAGAGAGCTGCTGCATGCAAAGATTTCAAGGAGAAATCTGTACGATTGCATGAAGAGAAGTCTTGTGTTGTTGAATCAAAGAAAGAACAAGTTGTCGATGAAGAAATTCTAGCTGTTCGTTTGACTCAAGGGCAAGAAGAGGGTCGCCCAAACAGGAGATTGATTGATTTTGTTGTGCATGATGAAAATGGCAACCCACAGCCCTTGGAGATGGTTGAAGTTGATGATATGTTTATCTCTGGCATTATAATGCCTCACGAGGAAAGCCTTGACAAGGAAAAAGAAGTGCATGTTAGGTGTGATGGCTTTGGAAGGATAGAAGCATGGGATATCTCTGGTTATGAAGATGGATCCCCAGTCATTTGGCTGAGTACTGAAGTGGCAGACTATGACTGCATTAAGCCTGCTGGTGGCTACAAGAAGTTCTTTGATCATTTCTTCCAGAAGGCACTTGCTTGTGTCGAAGTCTACAAAAAACTCTCAAGATTCTCTGGAGGAAACCCTGAATTCACCCTTGATGAGTTGCTTGCCGGGGTTGTGCGAGCAATGAGTGGAAATAAGTGTTTCTCTGGTGCAGTATCCATCAAGAATTTCCTCATTTCTCAGGGTGAATTTATTTATCACCAAATAATTGGTTTGGATGAGACTTCCAAAAAGAATGATAAGAAATTTGCAGACTTGCCTGTTCTTGTAGCCTTGAGAGATGAAAGTCGCAATCATGGAAATGTTCTGATAGCAAAAGCAGCAAATTCTGGTGGGAACTTGGTGATTGGTCCAGAATCTGTGGATGGTGCTGTTGTGAATCAGTCTAACCAATCCATTACCACAGCTGAGGAAGACGAGGATGCAAAGTTAGCAAGATTATTGCAGGAAGAAGAGTATTGGCAGTCTAATATGAGGCAGAAGAAAAGTCGTGGTTCAGTTTCTGCATCCAACACAATCTACATCAAAATTAATGAAGATGAGATTGCAAATGACTACCCTCTCCCCGTGTTTTACAAACACTCTAATGAAGAAACCGATGAGTATATAGCTGTTGCAAGTGATGATGTAATTGACCACCCTGATGACCTCCCTAGAAGAATGCTTCATAACTGGTCACTTTATAACTCAGACTCAAGGTTGATTTCTTTGGAGCTTCTTCCAATGAAACCTTGTGAAGACATTGATGTCACCATCTTTGGATCAGGAAGTATGACTGAAGATGACGGAAGCGGAttctgtcttgatgatggtcctgATCAGTCTTCTTCAAGGGGTTTGGAGGCTCAGGATGACATGGGTTTGCCGATATTTTTGAGTGCGATAAAGGAGTGGATGATTGAGTTTGGatcatcaatgatttttatatcacTACGCACGGACATGGCCTG GTATAGACTTGGAAAGCCATCAAAACAATATGCTTCCTGGTATAAGCCAGTCCTAAAAACAGTAAAGCTTGCAAGAAGCATCATTACATTGTTGAAGGAGCAAAGTCGAGTATCACGACTTTCTTTTGCAGATGTAATCCGGAAAGTGTCTGAGTTCAAGAAGGATCATCATGCTTATATTTCTTCTGATCTAGCAGCTGTTGAGAGGTATGTGGTTGTGCATGGACAGATAATACTACAGCTTTTTGCTGAGTTTCCAGATCAGAAGATCAAGAAATGTGCTTTTGTGGTCGGTTTGACTCGTAAGATGGAGGAGAGGCACCATACTAAATGGGTAGTGAACAAAAAAGCAATTGTGCAAAAGTGTCATTCCAATTTGAATCCTCGGGCTGCAATGGATACTGTTGCTTCTGGAGCATCCAAGAGGAAGCTTATGCAGGCAACAACAACAAGACTGATCAACAGAATATGGGGGGAATTTTATTCAAACTATTCTCCAGAGGATTTGAAAGAGGGAAATGATTGTgatgtaaaagaagaagatgaacttGAGGAACAGGATgaaaatgaagatgatgataaagaGGTGGTGGTAGAGAAAACACTAAAACCTTATTCAGTGTTTGAACATTGTAAATCCCATACTTCACAAAAAGAGGTAAGATGGGATGGGAATCCTGTAAGAAAAACATCTTCTGGAGAAGACATTTACAAGCAAGCCATTGTTTGTGGACAGGTCATTGTGGTCGGGGCTGCTGTCTTAGTGGAGGTTGATGAACCAGATGAACTTCCTGCCATTTATTTTGTGGAGTACATGTTTGAAACAAGAAATGGAAGTAAAATGTTTCATGGGAGAATGATGAAGTGGGGATCTGAGACAGTTCTTGGTAACACTGCCAATGATAGAGAGGTTTTCTTAACAAATGAATGCATGAATTATAAACTACAGGATGTTAAGCAAGCAATAATTCTGGAAGTTCGAAAAAGGCCTTGGGGACATCATCACAGGAAAGATAATGCCAATGCTGATAGAATTGATAGGGAAAAGGCagaagagaggaaaaagaaaggattGCCACTAGAATATTACTGTAAAAGCTTGTACTGGCCAGAAAGGGGTGCTTTCTTCACTCTTCCATTTGATACTATGGGTCTTGGCTCTGGTGTCTGCCACTCTTGTAACTTAAAAATATCTGAAGAAGACAAGAATATTTCCAAAGTGAATTCTTCTCAAACAGGATTTTCATACAAGGGAATTGAGTACTCAGTCCATGATTTTGTCTATGTGAGCCCTCATCAATTTGCCGTGGAAAGTGGGGAGACTGAAACTTTTAAGGGTGGAAGGAATGTTGGATTGAAGCCTTATGCTGTGTGCCAGTTATTGGAAGTTGTTCCAATGGAAACAAAACAATCTGAAACAAGATCCACTGAGGTCAAAgttcaaagatttttcagacCAGATGATATTTCACCTGAAAAGGCGTATTGTTCTGATATTCGTGAG ATATATTATAGTGAAGAAACACATCTTTTATCTGTTGAGGTGATTGAAGGGAAATGTGAAGTCAGAAAGAAACTTGATATTCCCACATGCAGTGCTCCTGCAATCTTTGATCATATCTTCTTCTGCGAGCACATGTATGATCCTTCCAATGGGTCCCTCAAGcag CTACCAGCTcatatcaaaacaaagttttcagCTGTGAGTAAAGATGGTGATGTTGCAAGtagaaagagaaagggaaagtcTAAAGAAGGAGAAAATGATACAGAAGATGACAAACAATTGGAAGCATCTCCAGAGTACTGTTTGGCCACTTTGGATATTTTTGCTGGTTGTGGTGGCTTGTCTGAGGGATTGCAGCAAGCTG GTGTCTCAACAACCAAGTGGGCTATTGAATATGAAGAGCCTGCTGGGGAAGCATTTAAACTCAATCATGCAGAATCATTGATGTTTATTAATAATTGCAATGTGATCCTCAG GGCTGTGATGGAGAGGTGTGGAGATGCAGATGACTGTATTTCTACTTCTGAGGCTGCTAAATTGGCTTCATCACTTGATGCGAAGGTGATAGATGGTTTGCCATTGCCAGGGCAGGTGGATTTCATCAATGGAGGGCCTCCATGTCAG GGCTTCTCTGGAATGAATAGGTTTAATCAGAGCACTTGGAGTAAAGTTCAATGTGAGATGATCTTAGCATTCTTATCCTTTGCTGATTACTTCCGCCCAAAGTATTTCCTCTTAGAGAATGTGAGGAACTTTGTATCTTTCAATAAAGGACAGACTTTCCGTTTAACTATTGCTTCTCTTCTTCAGATGGGTTATCAG GTGAGATTTGGAATTTTGGAGGCCGGAGCATATGGAGTTTCTCAGTCACGCAAACGTGCCTTTATATGGGCAGCCTCCCCTGAGGAGATACTGCCAGAATGGCCAGAGCCAATGCATGTTTTTGCTGCCCCAgagttaaaaataacattatctGAGAAGTCACAATATGCTGCTGTTAGGAGCACTGCTTATGGAGCCCCTTTCCGTGCAATAACTGTCAGAGATACAATTGGTGATCTCCCAGATGTGGCGAATGGTGCTTCTAAGACAAATTTGGAG TATGGAAATGATCCTATCTCGTggtttcaaaagaaaattcGAGGCGACATGGTTGTCTTGACTGACCATATATCAAAAGAAATGAATGAGCTGAATCTTATTAGATGCAAGAATATCCCAAAGCGGCCAGGTGCTGATTGGCGTGATCTCCCAGATGAAAAG GTCAAATTGTCTACTGGGCAAATGGTTGATTTGATACCATGGTGCCTTCCAAACACAGCTAAACGACACAATCAGTGGAAGGGGCTATTTGGAAGATTGGATTGGGAAGGGAACTTCCCAACATCAATAACAGATCCCCAGCCAATGGGTAAGGTGGGGATGTGCTTTCACCCTGAGCAGGACAGGATTCTTACTGTTCGTGAATGTGCACGATCTCAA GGATTCCCAGATAACTATCAGTTTTTTGGTAACATTCAACACAAGCATCGGCAAATTGGAAATGCTGTTCCTCCTCCTCTAGCATATGCGTTGGGAAGGAAACTTAAGGAAGCACTGGATAGTAAGAGGCAGAAATAG
- the LOC118039834 gene encoding DNA (cytosine-5)-methyltransferase 1 isoform X3 — translation MNVGMRKNKKGKQKSSVSNVKKEVPEKNTKGKKRNSLDTNKEEPTGGDGSLKRPKRAAACKDFKEKSVRLHEEKSCVVESKKEQVVDEEILAVRLTQGQEEGRPNRRLIDFVVHDENGNPQPLEMVEVDDMFISGIIMPHEESLDKEKEVHVRCDGFGRIEAWDISGYEDGSPVIWLSTEVADYDCIKPAGGYKKFFDHFFQKALACVEVYKKLSRFSGGNPEFTLDELLAGVVRAMSGNKCFSGAVSIKNFLISQGEFIYHQIIGLDETSKKNDKKFADLPVLVALRDESRNHGNVLIAKAANSGGNLVIGPESVDGAVVNQSNQSITTAEEDEDAKLARLLQEEEYWQSNMRQKKSRGSVSASNTIYIKINEDEIANDYPLPVFYKHSNEETDEYIAVASDDVIDHPDDLPRRMLHNWSLYNSDSRLISLELLPMKPCEDIDVTIFGSGSMTEDDGSGFCLDDGPDQSSSRGLEAQDDMGLPIFLSAIKEWMIEFGSSMIFISLRTDMAWYRLGKPSKQYASWYKPVLKTVKLARSIITLLKEQSRVSRLSFADVIRKVSEFKKDHHAYISSDLAAVERYVVVHGQIILQLFAEFPDQKIKKCAFVVGLTRKMEERHHTKWVVNKKAIVQKCHSNLNPRAAMDTVASGASKRKLMQATTTRLINRIWGEFYSNYSPEDLKEGNDCDVKEEDELEEQDENEDDDKEVVVEKTLKPYSVFEHCKSHTSQKEVRWDGNPVRKTSSGEDIYKQAIVCGQVIVVGAAVLVEVDEPDELPAIYFVEYMFETRNGSKMFHGRMMKWGSETVLGNTANDREVFLTNECMNYKLQDVKQAIILEVRKRPWGHHHRKDNANADRIDREKAEERKKKGLPLEYYCKSLYWPERGAFFTLPFDTMGLGSGVCHSCNLKISEEDKNISKVNSSQTGFSYKGIEYSVHDFVYVSPHQFAVESGETETFKGGRNVGLKPYAVCQLLEVVPMETKQSETRSTEVKVQRFFRPDDISPEKAYCSDIREIYYSEETHLLSVEVIEGKCEVRKKLDIPTCSAPAIFDHIFFCEHMYDPSNGSLKQLPAHIKTKFSAVSKDGDVASRKRKGKSKEGENDTEDDKQLEASPEYCLATLDIFAGCGGLSEGLQQAGVSTTKWAIEYEEPAGEAFKLNHAESLMFINNCNVILRAVMERCGDADDCISTSEAAKLASSLDAKVIDGLPLPGQVDFINGGPPCQGFSGMNRFNQSTWSKVQCEMILAFLSFADYFRPKYFLLENVRNFVSFNKGQTFRLTIASLLQMGYQVRFGILEAGAYGVSQSRKRAFIWAASPEEILPEWPEPMHVFAAPELKITLSEKSQYAAVRSTAYGAPFRAITVRDTIGDLPDVANGASKTNLEYGNDPISWFQKKIRGDMVVLTDHISKEMNELNLIRCKNIPKRPGADWRDLPDEKVKLSTGQMVDLIPWCLPNTAKRHNQWKGLFGRLDWEGNFPTSITDPQPMGKVGMCFHPEQDRILTVRECARSQGFPDNYQFFGNIQHKHRQIGNAVPPPLAYALGRKLKEALDSKRQK, via the exons ATGAATG TAGGTATGAGGAAGAACaaaaaagggaaacaaaaaTCTTCAGTGTCTAATGTAAAGAAAGAAGTgccagaaaaaaacacaaaagggaAGAAGAGAAATTCCCTTGATACCAACAAGGAAGAGCCTACTGGTGGCGATGGTTCACTGAAAAGGCCTAAGAGAGCTGCTGCATGCAAAGATTTCAAGGAGAAATCTGTACGATTGCATGAAGAGAAGTCTTGTGTTGTTGAATCAAAGAAAGAACAAGTTGTCGATGAAGAAATTCTAGCTGTTCGTTTGACTCAAGGGCAAGAAGAGGGTCGCCCAAACAGGAGATTGATTGATTTTGTTGTGCATGATGAAAATGGCAACCCACAGCCCTTGGAGATGGTTGAAGTTGATGATATGTTTATCTCTGGCATTATAATGCCTCACGAGGAAAGCCTTGACAAGGAAAAAGAAGTGCATGTTAGGTGTGATGGCTTTGGAAGGATAGAAGCATGGGATATCTCTGGTTATGAAGATGGATCCCCAGTCATTTGGCTGAGTACTGAAGTGGCAGACTATGACTGCATTAAGCCTGCTGGTGGCTACAAGAAGTTCTTTGATCATTTCTTCCAGAAGGCACTTGCTTGTGTCGAAGTCTACAAAAAACTCTCAAGATTCTCTGGAGGAAACCCTGAATTCACCCTTGATGAGTTGCTTGCCGGGGTTGTGCGAGCAATGAGTGGAAATAAGTGTTTCTCTGGTGCAGTATCCATCAAGAATTTCCTCATTTCTCAGGGTGAATTTATTTATCACCAAATAATTGGTTTGGATGAGACTTCCAAAAAGAATGATAAGAAATTTGCAGACTTGCCTGTTCTTGTAGCCTTGAGAGATGAAAGTCGCAATCATGGAAATGTTCTGATAGCAAAAGCAGCAAATTCTGGTGGGAACTTGGTGATTGGTCCAGAATCTGTGGATGGTGCTGTTGTGAATCAGTCTAACCAATCCATTACCACAGCTGAGGAAGACGAGGATGCAAAGTTAGCAAGATTATTGCAGGAAGAAGAGTATTGGCAGTCTAATATGAGGCAGAAGAAAAGTCGTGGTTCAGTTTCTGCATCCAACACAATCTACATCAAAATTAATGAAGATGAGATTGCAAATGACTACCCTCTCCCCGTGTTTTACAAACACTCTAATGAAGAAACCGATGAGTATATAGCTGTTGCAAGTGATGATGTAATTGACCACCCTGATGACCTCCCTAGAAGAATGCTTCATAACTGGTCACTTTATAACTCAGACTCAAGGTTGATTTCTTTGGAGCTTCTTCCAATGAAACCTTGTGAAGACATTGATGTCACCATCTTTGGATCAGGAAGTATGACTGAAGATGACGGAAGCGGAttctgtcttgatgatggtcctgATCAGTCTTCTTCAAGGGGTTTGGAGGCTCAGGATGACATGGGTTTGCCGATATTTTTGAGTGCGATAAAGGAGTGGATGATTGAGTTTGGatcatcaatgatttttatatcacTACGCACGGACATGGCCTG GTATAGACTTGGAAAGCCATCAAAACAATATGCTTCCTGGTATAAGCCAGTCCTAAAAACAGTAAAGCTTGCAAGAAGCATCATTACATTGTTGAAGGAGCAAAGTCGAGTATCACGACTTTCTTTTGCAGATGTAATCCGGAAAGTGTCTGAGTTCAAGAAGGATCATCATGCTTATATTTCTTCTGATCTAGCAGCTGTTGAGAGGTATGTGGTTGTGCATGGACAGATAATACTACAGCTTTTTGCTGAGTTTCCAGATCAGAAGATCAAGAAATGTGCTTTTGTGGTCGGTTTGACTCGTAAGATGGAGGAGAGGCACCATACTAAATGGGTAGTGAACAAAAAAGCAATTGTGCAAAAGTGTCATTCCAATTTGAATCCTCGGGCTGCAATGGATACTGTTGCTTCTGGAGCATCCAAGAGGAAGCTTATGCAGGCAACAACAACAAGACTGATCAACAGAATATGGGGGGAATTTTATTCAAACTATTCTCCAGAGGATTTGAAAGAGGGAAATGATTGTgatgtaaaagaagaagatgaacttGAGGAACAGGATgaaaatgaagatgatgataaagaGGTGGTGGTAGAGAAAACACTAAAACCTTATTCAGTGTTTGAACATTGTAAATCCCATACTTCACAAAAAGAGGTAAGATGGGATGGGAATCCTGTAAGAAAAACATCTTCTGGAGAAGACATTTACAAGCAAGCCATTGTTTGTGGACAGGTCATTGTGGTCGGGGCTGCTGTCTTAGTGGAGGTTGATGAACCAGATGAACTTCCTGCCATTTATTTTGTGGAGTACATGTTTGAAACAAGAAATGGAAGTAAAATGTTTCATGGGAGAATGATGAAGTGGGGATCTGAGACAGTTCTTGGTAACACTGCCAATGATAGAGAGGTTTTCTTAACAAATGAATGCATGAATTATAAACTACAGGATGTTAAGCAAGCAATAATTCTGGAAGTTCGAAAAAGGCCTTGGGGACATCATCACAGGAAAGATAATGCCAATGCTGATAGAATTGATAGGGAAAAGGCagaagagaggaaaaagaaaggattGCCACTAGAATATTACTGTAAAAGCTTGTACTGGCCAGAAAGGGGTGCTTTCTTCACTCTTCCATTTGATACTATGGGTCTTGGCTCTGGTGTCTGCCACTCTTGTAACTTAAAAATATCTGAAGAAGACAAGAATATTTCCAAAGTGAATTCTTCTCAAACAGGATTTTCATACAAGGGAATTGAGTACTCAGTCCATGATTTTGTCTATGTGAGCCCTCATCAATTTGCCGTGGAAAGTGGGGAGACTGAAACTTTTAAGGGTGGAAGGAATGTTGGATTGAAGCCTTATGCTGTGTGCCAGTTATTGGAAGTTGTTCCAATGGAAACAAAACAATCTGAAACAAGATCCACTGAGGTCAAAgttcaaagatttttcagacCAGATGATATTTCACCTGAAAAGGCGTATTGTTCTGATATTCGTGAG ATATATTATAGTGAAGAAACACATCTTTTATCTGTTGAGGTGATTGAAGGGAAATGTGAAGTCAGAAAGAAACTTGATATTCCCACATGCAGTGCTCCTGCAATCTTTGATCATATCTTCTTCTGCGAGCACATGTATGATCCTTCCAATGGGTCCCTCAAGcag CTACCAGCTcatatcaaaacaaagttttcagCTGTGAGTAAAGATGGTGATGTTGCAAGtagaaagagaaagggaaagtcTAAAGAAGGAGAAAATGATACAGAAGATGACAAACAATTGGAAGCATCTCCAGAGTACTGTTTGGCCACTTTGGATATTTTTGCTGGTTGTGGTGGCTTGTCTGAGGGATTGCAGCAAGCTG GTGTCTCAACAACCAAGTGGGCTATTGAATATGAAGAGCCTGCTGGGGAAGCATTTAAACTCAATCATGCAGAATCATTGATGTTTATTAATAATTGCAATGTGATCCTCAG GGCTGTGATGGAGAGGTGTGGAGATGCAGATGACTGTATTTCTACTTCTGAGGCTGCTAAATTGGCTTCATCACTTGATGCGAAGGTGATAGATGGTTTGCCATTGCCAGGGCAGGTGGATTTCATCAATGGAGGGCCTCCATGTCAG GGCTTCTCTGGAATGAATAGGTTTAATCAGAGCACTTGGAGTAAAGTTCAATGTGAGATGATCTTAGCATTCTTATCCTTTGCTGATTACTTCCGCCCAAAGTATTTCCTCTTAGAGAATGTGAGGAACTTTGTATCTTTCAATAAAGGACAGACTTTCCGTTTAACTATTGCTTCTCTTCTTCAGATGGGTTATCAG GTGAGATTTGGAATTTTGGAGGCCGGAGCATATGGAGTTTCTCAGTCACGCAAACGTGCCTTTATATGGGCAGCCTCCCCTGAGGAGATACTGCCAGAATGGCCAGAGCCAATGCATGTTTTTGCTGCCCCAgagttaaaaataacattatctGAGAAGTCACAATATGCTGCTGTTAGGAGCACTGCTTATGGAGCCCCTTTCCGTGCAATAACTGTCAGAGATACAATTGGTGATCTCCCAGATGTGGCGAATGGTGCTTCTAAGACAAATTTGGAG TATGGAAATGATCCTATCTCGTggtttcaaaagaaaattcGAGGCGACATGGTTGTCTTGACTGACCATATATCAAAAGAAATGAATGAGCTGAATCTTATTAGATGCAAGAATATCCCAAAGCGGCCAGGTGCTGATTGGCGTGATCTCCCAGATGAAAAG GTCAAATTGTCTACTGGGCAAATGGTTGATTTGATACCATGGTGCCTTCCAAACACAGCTAAACGACACAATCAGTGGAAGGGGCTATTTGGAAGATTGGATTGGGAAGGGAACTTCCCAACATCAATAACAGATCCCCAGCCAATGGGTAAGGTGGGGATGTGCTTTCACCCTGAGCAGGACAGGATTCTTACTGTTCGTGAATGTGCACGATCTCAA GGATTCCCAGATAACTATCAGTTTTTTGGTAACATTCAACACAAGCATCGGCAAATTGGAAATGCTGTTCCTCCTCCTCTAGCATATGCGTTGGGAAGGAAACTTAAGGAAGCACTGGATAGTAAGAGGCAGAAATAG